In Mytilus edulis chromosome 6, xbMytEdul2.2, whole genome shotgun sequence, the following proteins share a genomic window:
- the LOC139527956 gene encoding uncharacterized PPE family protein PPE21-like, with amino-acid sequence MKAVVLLRCLFMTVSGQSIQNRNADLGEINDDNDDFAIDTVMNYLRKRDWNLGSGNNGNGNNENGNENVGNSNTKNKKETNVGGIGNIGSYGWKRDWNLGSGKYGNGNNGNENENVGNSNTENNKETNVGGIRYFGGRGWKRDCNLGSGNYENGNNGNENENVGNSNTENNKETNVGRIGYFGGRGWKRDWNLGSWNYGNGNNGNENENVGNSNTENN; translated from the exons ATGAAGGCTGTAGTACTATTAAGGTGTCTGTTCATGACAGTCAGTG GACAGAGCATTCAAAACAGAAATGCAGATCTTGGAGAAATAAATGATGACAATGATGATTTTGCCATTGATACTGTTATGAATTATCTCAG GAAACGTGACTGGAACCTTGGAAGTGGGAACAACGGAAATGGTAACAATGAAAACGGGAACGAAAACGTTGGTAATtcgaatacaaaaaataaaaaagaaacaaatgtcgGAGGAATAGGAAATATCGGAAGTTATGGATGGAAACGTGACTGGAACCTTGGAAGTGGGAAATACGGAAATGGTAACAATGGAAATGAGAACGAAAACGTTGGTAACTcaaatacagaaaataataaagaaacaaatgtCGGAGGAATAAGATATTTCGGAGGCCGTGGATGGAAACGTGACTGCAACCTTGGAAGTGGGAACTACGAAAATGGTAACAATGGAAACGAGAACGAAAACGTTGGTAATTCgaatacagaaaataataaagaaacaaatgtCGGAAGAATAGGATATTTCGGAGGCCGTGGATGGAAACGTGACTGGAACCTTGGAAGTTGGAACTACGGTAATGGTAACAATGGAAACGAGAACGAAAACGTTGGTAATTCGAAtacagaaaataattaa
- the LOC139527957 gene encoding LOW QUALITY PROTEIN: putative uncharacterized protein DDB_G0286901 (The sequence of the model RefSeq protein was modified relative to this genomic sequence to represent the inferred CDS: deleted 1 base in 1 codon), which translates to MDGHVTGTLEVGTTELVTMETRTKTLVIRIQKIIKKTNVGRIGNIGGSKWKRNWNLGSGNNGNGNNGNENENVGNSSTENNKETNVGGIGYFGGRGWKRDWNLGSGNYGNGNNGNENENVGNSNTENNKETNVGRIGNIGGSKWKRNWNLGSGNNGNGNNGNENENVGNSNTKNNKETNVGGIGNIGSYGWKRDWNLGSGNNGNGNNGNENENVGNSNTENNKKNKCRKNRNIGGSKWKRNWNLGSGNYGNGNNENENENVGNSNTENNKETNVGGIGYFGGRGWKRDWNLGSGNYGNGNNGNENENVGNSNTENNKETNVGRIGNIGGSKWKRNWNLGSGNNGNGNNGNENENVGNSNTKNNKETNARRIGNVEWKMGGKR; encoded by the exons ATGGATGGACACGTGACTGGAACCTTGGAAGTGGGAACAACGGAACTGGTAACAATGGAAACGAGAACGAAAACGTTGGTAATTCgaatacagaaaataataaaaaaaacaaatgtcggAAGAATAGGAAATATCGGAGGCAGTAAATGGAAACGTAACTGGAACCTTGGAAGTGGGAACAACGGAAATGGTAACAATGGGAACGAGAACGAAAACGTTGGTAATTCGAgtacagaaaataataaagaaacaaatgtCGGAGGAATAGGATATTTCGGAGGACGTGGATGGAAACGTGACTGGAACCTTGGAAGTGGAAACTACGGAAATGGTAACAATGGAAACGAGAACGAAAACGTTGGTAATTCgaatacagaaaataataaagaaacaaatgtCGGAAGAATAGGAAATATCGGAGGCAGTAAATGGAAACGTAACTGGAACCTTGGAAGTGGGAACAACGGAAATGGTAACAATGGGAACGAGAACGAAAACGTTGGTAATtcgaatacaaaaaataataaagaaacaaatgtCGGAGGAATAGGAAATATCGGAAGTTATGGATGGAAACGTGACTGGAACCTTGGAAGTGGGAACAACGGAAATGGTAACAATGGAAACGAGAACGAAAACGTTGGTAATTCgaatacagaaaataataaaaaaaacaaatgtcggAAGAATAGG AATATCGGAGGCAGTAAATGGAAACGTAACTGGAACCTTGGAAGTGGGAACTACGGAAATGGTAACAATGAAAACGAGAACGAAAACGTTGGTAATTCgaatacagaaaataataaagaaacaaatgtCGGAGGAATAGGATATTTCGGAGGACGTGGATGGAAACGTGACTGGAACCTTGGAAGTGGGAACTACGGAAATGGTAACAATGGAAACGAGAACGAAAACGTTGGTAATTCgaatacagaaaataataaagaaacaaatgtCGGAAGAATAGGAAATATCGGAGGCAGTAAATGGAAACGGAACTGGAACCTTGGAAGTGGGAACAACGGAAATGGTAACAATGGGAACGAGAACGAAAACGTTGGTAATtcgaatacaaaaaataataaagaaacaaatgcTAGAAGAATAGGAAACGTTGAATGGAAAATGGGTGGCAAAAGATAA
- the LOC139526509 gene encoding low-density lipoprotein receptor-related protein 6-like: MGNIENTCMSKRQRLDQRAENSQRLPMNFNTERKSFFGDNTLLLISDSHTISIIDTSTLKETIVAEGNAHAFYLDFHYRKGLIFWSDYSAGTISRIRYPSNKSTTAEVIIHSQTPAGVAVDTDNDVLYWADRNLHTISRSNLDGSNTVLLVSTNRPEDIELDIANGWIYYTFNGYDAIGKIRVNGSEIQTIVDNIGTTQNLALDFYEDRIYWTENGNRIVRSAFFDGSDSKIIIDGISDGYPFGIATTKSNVYFSTWNKGELFQLFKNNASASNRLIYTTGTTSLMSIKIFQSTESECNSYVEIQNGEKRSTGYHTDLEIDIPISDDKID; the protein is encoded by the exons atggggaatatagagaatacatgtatgtcaaaaagacaacgactcgaccaaagagcagaaaatagccaAAGGTTACCAATGAACTTCAACACAGAGAGAAAATCCTTCTTCGGAG ataacacGTTATTGCTTATATCGGATTCACACACTATTAGTATAATTGACACATCTACCTTGAAAGAGACTATTGTTGCAGAAGGAAATGCACATGCCTTTTATTTAGACTTCCATTACAGAAAAGGGTTAATATTTTGGTCTGATTATTCTGCAGGAACTATATCCAG AATAAGATACCCTTCTAATAAAAGTACCACTGCAGAAGTAATCATTCACAGTCAAACTCCTGCAGGAGTTGCAGTAGATACAGATAACGACGTTTTATATTGGGCAGATCGGAATTTGCATACAATATCAAGATCAAATCTAGATGGATCAAACACTGTACTCCTTGTTTCTACAAATAGACCAGAAGATATAGAACTGGATATCGCGAATGG gtGGATATATTATACATTCAACGGTTATGATGCAATAGGCAAAATCAGAGTGAATGGAAGTGAAATACAGACGATCGTAGACAATATTGGTACAACTCAAAATTTGGCATTGG ACTTTTATGAAGATCGAATATATTGGACAGAAAATGGTAATCGCATAGTAAGATCAGCATTTTTCGATGGATCTGATTCTAAAATAATAATAGATGGCATATCTGATGGTTATCCATTCGGAATAGCAACCACGAAGAGTaacgtttacttttctacttgGAACAAGGGagaattatttcaactttttaagAACAATGCATCAGCTAGTAATCGTCTTATCTATACAACTGGAACGACGAGCCTTATGAGTATCAAAATCTTCCAATCAACAG AAAGTGAATGTAACAGTTATGTGGAAATACAAAATGGAGAAAAACGATCAACAGGATACCATACTGACCTAGAAATTGACATCCCCATAAGTGATGACAAAATAGATTGA